The Nitrospira sp. genome window below encodes:
- a CDS encoding adenosylcobinamide-GDP ribazoletransferase, whose translation MGAVARPFIFAWHFLTTIPLSKVHHEPTAPELAASMAWYSTVGLMLGGILALSDRWLSHIFAQEVVNICLIVLLVSLTRGLHQDGLADTLDGLAGGRTVADRLSIMRDPRIGALGATGLFLSLMLRYAGLMALPQSLRIPVLVCMPAIGRCAMVALAWLAPYARADGGLASPFLAHLSVWHVIGSTVVLTAALVIGVGVTATAVTLIGSGLILMVVHAMCRALFGGITGDTLGATNEIVEILFLLLAPLALVLS comes from the coding sequence ATGGGAGCCGTCGCTCGTCCATTCATCTTTGCGTGGCATTTTCTGACGACCATTCCGCTAAGCAAGGTTCACCATGAACCGACTGCGCCTGAACTGGCTGCATCGATGGCCTGGTATTCTACGGTTGGGCTCATGCTCGGCGGAATCCTGGCGCTGTCGGACAGGTGGTTGAGCCACATCTTTGCGCAGGAAGTCGTCAATATCTGTTTGATCGTGCTGCTGGTATCGCTCACTCGCGGACTGCACCAGGATGGATTGGCCGACACACTTGACGGACTGGCAGGTGGTCGAACCGTGGCTGATCGCCTGTCGATCATGCGCGATCCGAGAATTGGTGCGCTCGGCGCGACCGGCCTGTTCTTGTCATTGATGCTTCGTTATGCAGGTCTGATGGCACTTCCACAATCGCTCCGCATTCCGGTGTTGGTGTGTATGCCGGCGATTGGACGTTGCGCCATGGTCGCTCTGGCTTGGCTGGCTCCCTATGCACGAGCGGACGGCGGGCTGGCATCCCCGTTTCTAGCTCATCTGTCGGTCTGGCATGTGATCGGATCGACGGTGGTCCTGACTGCCGCACTGGTGATCGGGGTAGGTGTCACGGCGACAGCGGTGACGCTAATTGGAAGCGGTCTGATTCTCATGGTAGTACACGCCATGTGCCGCGCGTTGTTTGGTGGGATTACCGGGGATACGTTAGGCGCCACAAATGAGATTGTAGAAATTCTATTTCTTCTCTTGGCTCCCCTCGCACTCGTGCTGTCATGA
- the bluB gene encoding 5,6-dimethylbenzimidazole synthase has translation MIQTNGRFSDAEREAVYRAIFERRDVRRNFVPTPIPNAVMMKLLTAAHHAGSVGFMQPWDFVVIRNRTTKRAVKDLFVEANTKASARYAGAKGALYRGLRLEGIEEAPINLCITCSRRRGGANVLGRSTVRATDLYSTCCAVQNLWLAARAEGIGVGWVSILDHEALKRVIGVPKSVTVLAYLCLGYVSKFEDQPDLEAAGWRSRIPVGRLIHDESWGNRIHDTRGDGDAHHQGLHKNRGHGKNQTGRRTTGVERQSAGRRLRDNR, from the coding sequence ATGATACAAACCAACGGCCGCTTTTCAGACGCTGAGCGGGAAGCTGTCTATCGTGCGATATTTGAGCGGCGAGATGTGCGCCGGAATTTTGTGCCGACGCCGATTCCGAATGCCGTGATGATGAAGCTGCTGACGGCGGCGCATCATGCGGGATCGGTGGGATTCATGCAGCCGTGGGATTTTGTGGTCATTCGCAATCGTACGACGAAGCGCGCGGTGAAGGACCTCTTCGTCGAGGCGAACACCAAAGCGTCCGCTCGGTATGCAGGGGCCAAGGGAGCATTGTATCGGGGCTTGAGACTGGAAGGGATTGAAGAAGCGCCGATCAACTTATGCATCACATGCAGCCGGCGGCGCGGTGGGGCGAATGTGCTCGGTCGTTCGACAGTCCGCGCAACCGACTTGTACAGCACCTGTTGCGCCGTTCAAAATCTCTGGCTGGCTGCCAGGGCCGAGGGCATCGGTGTCGGGTGGGTCAGTATTCTGGATCACGAGGCGCTGAAGCGGGTGATCGGCGTACCCAAATCAGTGACGGTGCTCGCCTATCTCTGCCTCGGCTATGTGTCCAAATTTGAGGACCAGCCCGATTTAGAAGCAGCCGGGTGGCGGAGTCGGATTCCAGTCGGCCGGTTAATTCACGATGAGTCATGGGGCAATCGGATTCATGACACGAGAGGGGATGGGGATGCGCATCACCAAGGTCTACACAAGAACAGGGGACACGGGAAAAACCAGACTGGCCGGCGGACAACCGGTGTGGAAAGACAGTCTGCGGGTCGACGCCTACGGGACAATCGATGA
- a CDS encoding threonine-phosphate decarboxylase — MPRLGSSIHGGNVYAASRELGRDVRRLIDFSASINPLGPSPHVWRAITQARRLITHYPDPDCWELRQALAQYWQRQAEEIVVGNGSTELIDVLPRALKIRHLVIVHPTFSEYAASMARAGGRITTVYARAREQYAQPIEHLCQLVEKRQRHSDPIDGVLLCNPNSPTGQACAVEDLRRLADIAQRRKVWLIIDEAFADYCPDRSFLPSAASWLRLVVLRSLTKFYALPGLRVGYAVAKPAAIEAFRRLIPPWSVNVMGQVAALAAMRDSAHVRKSVRFMIGERERFGRMLATLPGCSVMPTYANYFFVEVPRGYHARDITTQLRGEGLLIRDCSTVPGANSRSIRLAVRAQSENARLIRALSRLLRQQPHEYQSS, encoded by the coding sequence GTGCCTCGTCTAGGATCTTCGATTCATGGTGGGAATGTGTATGCGGCCTCACGCGAGCTCGGTCGCGACGTGCGCCGTCTCATCGACTTCAGTGCCAGTATTAACCCGCTGGGTCCATCACCGCATGTTTGGCGGGCGATCACCCAAGCGCGCCGACTCATTACGCATTATCCGGATCCGGACTGCTGGGAACTTCGTCAAGCGCTTGCACAATACTGGCAACGACAGGCCGAAGAAATTGTGGTCGGCAACGGCTCTACGGAATTGATCGATGTTCTTCCTCGAGCGCTGAAGATTCGTCATCTTGTGATCGTGCACCCAACGTTCTCAGAATACGCTGCGTCCATGGCACGGGCAGGTGGGCGTATCACCACTGTCTACGCAAGAGCGAGAGAGCAGTATGCGCAGCCGATTGAGCATCTCTGTCAGCTGGTGGAGAAACGACAGCGACACTCTGATCCCATCGATGGAGTCCTCCTGTGCAATCCCAATAGCCCGACGGGGCAAGCGTGCGCCGTCGAGGATCTTCGGCGACTGGCAGACATCGCTCAACGGCGTAAGGTATGGCTCATCATTGATGAGGCATTTGCAGACTATTGCCCGGATAGATCGTTTCTTCCATCAGCGGCGTCGTGGTTACGCCTTGTCGTCTTGCGGAGCTTGACCAAGTTCTATGCATTACCTGGACTTCGGGTTGGGTATGCCGTCGCCAAACCTGCCGCGATTGAAGCGTTCCGACGGCTGATCCCGCCATGGTCGGTGAATGTGATGGGCCAGGTGGCGGCGCTGGCCGCCATGCGCGACTCGGCCCATGTGCGGAAGAGCGTGCGATTCATGATCGGAGAACGAGAACGGTTCGGAAGAATGCTGGCGACTCTGCCTGGTTGTTCGGTGATGCCCACGTATGCCAATTATTTCTTTGTCGAAGTGCCTCGCGGCTACCATGCGCGTGACATCACGACTCAATTGAGAGGTGAAGGGTTGCTGATCCGGGACTGCTCAACCGTTCCCGGGGCAAATTCTCGGTCCATTCGACTTGCGGTGCGTGCTCAAAGTGAGAATGCTCGTCTGATTCGAGCCTTGTCGAGATTGCTCCGGCAACAACCCCATGAATACCAGAGTTCGTAA
- a CDS encoding cysteine-rich CWC family protein → MKGPVQKTCESCGHVFECGGYQCWCGNLGITEPQMDWIAARYKECLCSHCLGKIATGEQGPQPVPRDSRRKE, encoded by the coding sequence ATGAAAGGGCCGGTTCAGAAGACCTGCGAGAGCTGCGGCCACGTCTTCGAGTGTGGCGGATACCAGTGCTGGTGTGGCAATCTCGGTATTACCGAGCCACAGATGGATTGGATTGCGGCGCGGTATAAGGAGTGTCTCTGTTCTCATTGTTTGGGAAAGATCGCAACCGGTGAGCAGGGGCCTCAGCCAGTCCCAAGAGACAGCAGGCGGAAAGAGTAA
- the cobU gene encoding bifunctional adenosylcobinamide kinase/adenosylcobinamide-phosphate guanylyltransferase, whose product MSPRKPNKRQSGRQTKGHIILVLGGASSGKSETALRLAGLGGPRAFIATGQSLDQEMALRIARHQATRSADWETVEEPLDVEAWLSKHGTQYRTILFDCVTMWLSNLMGTGVTEQAILARAGTLLEHMRGTEARVVLVSNELGLGLVPIEPSARAFRDLSGRVNQRIAEEADEAYLVVSGIPLRLR is encoded by the coding sequence ATGTCGCCAAGAAAACCGAATAAGCGCCAATCGGGGCGACAAACAAAGGGCCATATCATACTTGTTCTCGGTGGGGCCTCGTCCGGGAAAAGCGAGACCGCTCTTCGATTAGCCGGCTTGGGTGGGCCACGAGCATTCATTGCCACAGGACAGAGTTTGGATCAAGAGATGGCGTTGCGAATTGCTCGGCATCAGGCCACACGATCGGCGGATTGGGAAACGGTCGAAGAGCCACTTGATGTGGAGGCATGGTTGTCCAAGCATGGGACACAGTATCGAACGATACTCTTCGACTGTGTCACAATGTGGCTGAGTAATCTCATGGGAACCGGTGTCACTGAACAGGCTATTCTCGCGAGAGCGGGAACGCTGCTGGAACACATGCGGGGTACAGAAGCGCGGGTGGTGCTCGTCAGTAATGAGTTAGGGCTGGGACTAGTTCCGATTGAGCCATCGGCGCGAGCCTTTCGCGATCTTTCGGGACGGGTGAATCAGCGCATTGCCGAAGAGGCGGATGAGGCTTATCTGGTGGTCAGCGGAATACCGCTTCGTTTGAGATGA
- a CDS encoding cob(I)yrinic acid a,c-diamide adenosyltransferase produces the protein MRITKVYTRTGDTGKTRLAGGQPVWKDSLRVDAYGTIDELNAVVGVVRVMNAESVDDHKQAQQLEEELRWVQNKLFDVGSILATAPGQTFKNMPQVAAKDVLRLERLIDRCQKDLEPLKEFILPGGGKVSGFLHQARTVCRRAERLCVALSKTEPVDPTIVKFVNRLSDTLFVLARWVAKTQGEPEFLWERDVAKKTE, from the coding sequence ATGCGCATCACCAAGGTCTACACAAGAACAGGGGACACGGGAAAAACCAGACTGGCCGGCGGACAACCGGTGTGGAAAGACAGTCTGCGGGTCGACGCCTACGGGACAATCGATGAACTCAACGCCGTGGTCGGTGTCGTTCGAGTCATGAATGCTGAGTCTGTTGATGATCACAAACAAGCCCAGCAACTGGAAGAGGAATTACGCTGGGTGCAGAATAAACTCTTCGATGTCGGCAGTATTCTGGCAACGGCACCTGGGCAAACATTCAAAAATATGCCGCAAGTTGCGGCGAAAGATGTGTTGCGTTTGGAACGGCTGATCGATCGATGCCAAAAGGATCTCGAACCGCTCAAAGAGTTCATCCTGCCGGGAGGGGGAAAAGTGTCAGGGTTTCTCCATCAAGCCCGGACGGTCTGTCGTCGAGCCGAGCGGTTGTGTGTCGCGCTCTCAAAAACGGAGCCGGTTGATCCGACGATCGTCAAGTTCGTCAATCGGCTCAGCGACACATTGTTTGTGTTGGCGCGATGGGTCGCTAAGACACAGGGTGAGCCGGAATTCCTATGGGAGCGCGATGTCGCCAAGAAAACCGAATAA
- the cobT gene encoding nicotinate-nucleotide--dimethylbenzimidazole phosphoribosyltransferase, with protein sequence MLIEEVCRRIQPLDLSLRTKAQTHLSRLTKPQGSLGRIEELAASYVTVTGELKPNIPRGMVFTFAADHGVTVEGVSAYPREVTPQMVLNFLRGGAGVNVFARHADVLVRVVDIGVDYEFGSISGLIHRKIMRGTHNLAREPAMTREQAEQAVTVGIELAMDAVREGVGLIGTGEMGIGNTTPSAAIAAVMTGRPVAEVTGHGTGIEEADRLHKVKVIERALDLHRPRSAYPLAVLAKVGGLEIGGLVGLILGAAASRIPVVLDGFIAGAAALIAVGLQPLCREYLIAAHRSVEPGHRAILDHLGLTPLLNLDFRLGEGTGACLGMDLVCAAIKVYTEMATFEEAGVANKV encoded by the coding sequence ATGCTGATCGAAGAGGTGTGCCGTCGAATACAGCCGTTGGATCTGAGTCTGCGTACGAAAGCACAGACCCATTTAAGTCGTTTGACGAAGCCACAGGGTAGCCTTGGCCGCATCGAGGAATTGGCCGCTTCTTACGTGACTGTGACGGGGGAACTGAAACCTAATATTCCGCGCGGGATGGTGTTCACCTTTGCCGCGGACCATGGCGTGACCGTGGAAGGGGTCAGTGCCTATCCACGTGAAGTCACTCCTCAAATGGTCTTGAACTTTCTCCGAGGTGGTGCCGGTGTGAATGTGTTTGCCCGGCATGCCGATGTGCTCGTCCGTGTGGTCGACATCGGAGTTGATTATGAATTTGGATCGATCTCTGGGTTGATTCATCGAAAGATCATGAGAGGCACGCATAATTTAGCGCGTGAGCCGGCGATGACCCGCGAGCAAGCGGAACAAGCTGTCACGGTGGGGATTGAGTTGGCGATGGACGCTGTACGGGAAGGTGTCGGCCTGATCGGTACGGGAGAGATGGGCATCGGCAATACGACGCCCAGCGCCGCAATTGCAGCGGTGATGACCGGACGGCCGGTGGCAGAGGTAACCGGACATGGGACCGGTATTGAGGAAGCCGATCGCCTGCACAAGGTGAAGGTGATTGAGCGAGCGCTCGATCTCCATCGCCCGAGGTCGGCGTATCCACTCGCCGTCCTGGCAAAGGTAGGGGGCTTGGAAATCGGCGGGCTGGTGGGGCTCATACTCGGTGCAGCGGCGTCCCGTATTCCAGTCGTGCTGGATGGGTTCATCGCAGGTGCTGCAGCGTTGATTGCAGTTGGACTTCAGCCGTTGTGTCGTGAGTATCTCATCGCAGCACATCGGTCGGTCGAACCGGGACATCGTGCAATTCTGGACCATTTAGGATTGACCCCACTTCTGAACCTCGACTTTCGCCTTGGCGAGGGGACAGGAGCCTGTTTAGGAATGGATCTGGTCTGTGCCGCGATCAAGGTCTACACGGAGATGGCGACATTCGAAGAAGCCGGTGTGGCGAACAAGGTGTGA
- a CDS encoding cobyrinate a,c-diamide synthase — protein sequence MKQYPRLVIAGTASGVGKTTATLAILAALRERGCRVQPFKVGPDFIDPSHHRAATGRQSRNLDGWMLGKDLNRSIFAHAATGADISIIEGMMGLFDGSSLVNDIGSTAELAKQLEAPVILVIDGSAMARSAAAMVAGYTHFDPAVRVVGVLFNRVGSDGHYRLLKAAVEQETDVAALGYLRPDAALTIPDRHLGLVLATEQGDGQFYHRLAKAALDTVDLDAIEALAHSSGTWSEVVSSTASKSSGRTIRMGVAQDQAFCFYYQDNLELLEAAGVEMVTFSPLNDQFLPNVEMLYLGGGYPELYGDMLAKNTPMRAAISRFADRGGVIYAECGGLMYLTESVRDFGGCSHDMVGIFPAETVMRKSGLTLGYRTVECSRGCIIGDAGATARGHEFHYSALVPKGPLTYTCTLSDAEGLSQGQDGLMSGNVLALYTHLHFSSQPEIAASLVESARRAASRIGEPARGMLGADR from the coding sequence ATGAAACAGTATCCACGATTAGTGATTGCCGGAACTGCGAGCGGTGTCGGGAAAACGACCGCGACGTTAGCGATTCTGGCGGCCCTGCGTGAGCGAGGATGCCGAGTTCAGCCGTTCAAGGTCGGGCCGGATTTTATCGATCCCAGTCATCATCGGGCGGCCACCGGCCGCCAGTCTCGAAACCTCGATGGGTGGATGCTTGGGAAGGATCTTAACCGCTCGATCTTTGCTCATGCTGCAACTGGTGCGGATATCTCCATCATCGAGGGTATGATGGGGCTGTTCGATGGCAGTTCACTTGTAAACGACATCGGTAGCACGGCTGAATTGGCGAAGCAGTTGGAGGCACCGGTTATTCTCGTCATCGACGGAAGCGCCATGGCCCGTTCTGCTGCAGCCATGGTGGCGGGGTATACACACTTCGATCCTGCAGTACGTGTCGTAGGGGTCTTGTTCAATCGGGTCGGGAGCGACGGCCATTACCGATTGCTGAAGGCGGCGGTGGAACAAGAGACCGATGTGGCAGCCCTGGGATATTTGCGTCCCGATGCCGCTCTGACTATTCCCGATCGGCATCTCGGATTAGTCCTGGCCACGGAACAAGGCGATGGTCAATTCTATCATCGCTTGGCGAAAGCGGCATTGGATACGGTCGATCTGGATGCTATTGAAGCTCTTGCCCATTCATCCGGCACGTGGTCGGAAGTCGTGTCTTCGACGGCAAGCAAGAGTTCAGGCCGTACGATTCGAATGGGTGTGGCGCAGGATCAGGCATTTTGTTTTTATTATCAGGACAATCTTGAGTTGTTGGAGGCGGCCGGCGTGGAAATGGTGACGTTTTCTCCGTTGAACGACCAGTTCCTGCCGAACGTCGAGATGTTGTATCTCGGTGGCGGGTATCCAGAATTGTACGGTGACATGTTGGCCAAGAACACTCCTATGCGAGCGGCTATCAGCCGGTTTGCTGATCGAGGTGGCGTGATCTATGCCGAGTGCGGCGGACTCATGTATCTGACGGAGTCTGTCCGGGATTTCGGCGGATGCTCGCATGATATGGTCGGAATCTTTCCGGCGGAAACGGTCATGCGGAAATCGGGTCTCACGTTGGGATATCGAACAGTGGAATGTTCACGAGGCTGTATCATTGGTGACGCTGGTGCCACGGCACGAGGCCATGAGTTTCATTATTCTGCGCTGGTTCCGAAGGGGCCGCTGACGTATACCTGTACCCTGAGCGATGCTGAAGGACTTTCACAGGGACAGGATGGGCTTATGAGTGGCAATGTGCTGGCACTCTATACCCATCTGCATTTTTCCAGTCAGCCAGAAATTGCAGCGTCGCTGGTTGAATCGGCGCGTCGTGCAGCTAGTCGGATAGGTGAACCGGCGAGGGGTATGCTGGGAGCAGATCGATGA
- a CDS encoding TonB-dependent receptor, producing MRRVRPWFVSTGILLLLWSFLFSFPVRAQEVAMADQSEVLQAPDIVVSATKTPIPAKQVTSAVEVITGEEMQQRKVRTVAEALRWTSGLAVFQSGGIGTTVGVRMRGGTPQQTLVLIDGAIVNSATDGSYDFANLTSDNIERIEILRGSQSMLWGSDAMGGVINIITKRGREKPNVSAFAEYGSFNTIREGGSLSGKKGPIDFSGSITRLDTAGFSAINYRRGAAERDGYHNWQGSVRLGADLPKDGRLEFSFRWLDGIVNFDGFSFNPTTFASNPADVLGARSRSTQYVFAGNYAQPITDWWSAKLTLSRATENLVSNGGVVERNLVSGTTGPIGFPFRSQIGTTSNRIEWQHNIQVWKPLKLTAGYQFREQRGDNRDLLTNTTVFENKSVSSHAGFGEAQLNLWDRVFGTAGIRQDEYNVFGSATTYRITGGYLHRETGTKLRGSYATGFRAPTINELFFPGFGNPNLKPEKSQALDVAIEQALPNDRGSISVGYFWTRYRNLILSVFDPAECTAPGSFGFCAQNVGLAKAEGVEVSTKLKLYRDGRWVKNLDLQIQYTYAATRDVSSGLDTHLPKWPLHQISTIVSYQPIESLRANLEGRYVGEQFGNTGNGNPTPSFVVWNLSASYDVTKYMQAYLRLDNIFNEKYEETLFFGTPIRSIFGGVRISYDLPL from the coding sequence CGTCCGTGGTTTGTCTCTACCGGTATTCTGCTCCTGCTGTGGAGCTTCTTGTTCTCCTTTCCCGTACGTGCTCAGGAAGTCGCGATGGCCGACCAGTCGGAGGTACTTCAGGCTCCGGACATAGTGGTGAGCGCGACCAAGACCCCCATTCCGGCCAAACAAGTCACCAGCGCCGTGGAAGTGATCACAGGCGAAGAGATGCAACAGCGAAAAGTCAGGACAGTTGCCGAAGCGCTTCGATGGACATCAGGACTGGCAGTTTTTCAAAGCGGAGGAATCGGAACGACGGTCGGTGTACGAATGCGTGGAGGAACACCACAGCAGACGCTTGTCTTGATCGATGGCGCAATCGTCAACAGCGCCACGGACGGAAGTTATGACTTTGCCAACCTCACATCCGACAACATCGAACGGATTGAAATCTTGCGCGGGAGTCAGAGCATGCTCTGGGGGTCGGATGCGATGGGCGGCGTGATTAATATCATAACCAAGCGTGGCCGAGAAAAACCCAATGTGTCTGCCTTTGCCGAATACGGGTCCTTTAATACGATTCGCGAAGGTGGCAGCCTCTCTGGTAAGAAAGGCCCAATTGATTTTTCAGGATCAATTACACGTTTGGATACGGCAGGTTTTTCAGCCATCAATTACCGGCGTGGTGCAGCTGAGCGTGATGGCTATCACAACTGGCAAGGATCGGTGCGACTGGGCGCAGACTTGCCGAAAGATGGACGGCTGGAATTTAGTTTCCGTTGGCTGGATGGCATTGTGAATTTCGACGGATTTTCATTTAATCCGACCACCTTCGCATCAAATCCGGCTGACGTGTTGGGCGCGAGATCAAGAAGTACCCAATATGTCTTTGCCGGAAACTATGCGCAGCCGATTACCGATTGGTGGTCGGCCAAACTGACCTTGTCCCGGGCCACCGAAAATCTTGTGAGTAATGGCGGTGTAGTGGAACGTAACCTTGTGTCCGGAACCACCGGACCCATTGGGTTTCCGTTCAGGTCTCAAATTGGAACCACCAGTAATCGGATTGAATGGCAGCACAATATTCAAGTCTGGAAACCGCTTAAATTGACAGCTGGTTATCAGTTCCGAGAACAGAGGGGCGACAATCGTGACCTCTTGACCAACACGACCGTCTTCGAGAACAAATCTGTGAGTAGCCACGCCGGGTTTGGAGAGGCACAGTTGAATCTTTGGGATCGAGTGTTTGGTACGGCGGGCATTCGACAAGACGAGTATAACGTGTTTGGAAGCGCGACAACCTATCGTATCACTGGAGGATATCTCCATCGGGAAACCGGCACGAAACTACGAGGCAGCTATGCTACCGGTTTTCGCGCCCCGACGATCAATGAACTATTTTTCCCTGGATTCGGCAATCCAAATTTGAAACCAGAAAAGAGCCAAGCGCTCGATGTGGCTATCGAACAGGCCTTGCCTAATGATCGAGGCAGCATCAGTGTTGGCTATTTTTGGACCCGTTACCGAAATCTGATTCTGTCGGTGTTTGATCCAGCCGAGTGTACGGCTCCTGGCTCGTTTGGATTCTGTGCACAGAACGTGGGGTTAGCCAAAGCGGAAGGTGTGGAAGTGAGCACCAAGTTGAAGCTCTATCGTGACGGGCGATGGGTGAAGAACTTGGATCTGCAGATCCAGTATACGTACGCAGCAACGCGGGATGTCAGTAGTGGCTTGGACACACATCTTCCCAAGTGGCCACTCCATCAAATTTCGACCATTGTCAGCTATCAGCCTATAGAAAGTTTGCGAGCTAATCTAGAGGGGCGTTATGTCGGCGAACAGTTCGGCAATACAGGAAATGGTAATCCGACCCCATCGTTTGTCGTATGGAATCTGTCCGCGAGCTATGATGTGACGAAGTACATGCAAGCCTATCTGCGCTTAGACAACATCTTCAACGAAAAATATGAAGAGACTCTGTTTTTCGGCACACCCATCCGGTCGATTTTCGGAGGCGTGCGGATCAGTTACGATCTGCCTCTCTAA
- the cobD gene encoding cobalamin biosynthesis protein CobD yields MMGGELLAAATLDAIAGDPRWFPHPVRGMGIVIGWCDKYVRRIAHSPTTLRAAGVVLALALPILVFVLSREAIAIADRLTWWFGSLVTIGLAWTTLAARDLWNHVHAVCTQLDRGDLSEARRAVGMIVGRDTDQLSQGELARATIETIAESTSDGIIAPLFYLALGGAPLALAYKAVNTLDSMVGHTDERHIDFGWASARLDDLANWIPARLSAVLIILTAAVVMRGPIRVSAGLHVLWRDGSKHPSPNSGRPEAAMAGSLGIQLGGVNLYQGVPDDRPLLGRNGRPPIPSDIRAASRIMIGVCAFGVTLAAGLMCLV; encoded by the coding sequence ATGATGGGAGGGGAACTGTTAGCGGCAGCAACGCTCGATGCGATCGCGGGAGACCCCCGCTGGTTCCCTCATCCTGTTCGCGGAATGGGCATCGTGATCGGATGGTGCGACAAATATGTCAGAAGGATTGCTCACAGTCCCACCACTCTTCGTGCAGCAGGCGTTGTCCTGGCGCTGGCGCTCCCGATACTTGTATTTGTCCTCAGCCGTGAAGCGATCGCCATTGCTGATCGCCTAACCTGGTGGTTCGGAAGTCTCGTGACCATCGGGCTAGCCTGGACGACACTCGCGGCACGCGATTTGTGGAATCATGTTCATGCCGTGTGCACACAGCTGGATCGAGGTGATCTTTCTGAGGCTCGAAGAGCGGTGGGGATGATCGTAGGGCGAGACACTGATCAATTGTCTCAGGGGGAACTTGCTCGAGCAACGATCGAGACTATTGCGGAAAGTACCAGTGATGGGATTATTGCACCATTGTTTTATCTTGCTCTAGGGGGAGCCCCATTGGCGCTTGCCTACAAGGCGGTGAACACGCTGGACTCAATGGTTGGGCATACGGATGAACGCCATATTGATTTTGGCTGGGCCTCTGCACGACTGGACGACCTTGCGAACTGGATTCCTGCTCGGCTCTCCGCTGTACTCATCATCTTAACGGCTGCGGTAGTCATGAGAGGGCCTATTCGAGTCAGCGCAGGGTTGCACGTCCTGTGGCGCGATGGGAGCAAGCATCCCAGCCCAAATAGCGGGCGACCAGAGGCGGCCATGGCCGGTTCGCTAGGAATCCAGTTAGGAGGAGTCAATTTGTATCAAGGAGTGCCCGATGATCGACCACTTCTCGGAAGGAATGGACGGCCGCCCATTCCAAGCGATATCAGAGCGGCATCTCGTATCATGATTGGTGTGTGCGCATTCGGCGTTACCCTTGCTGCGGGTCTCATGTGCCTCGTCTAG